Part of the Dreissena polymorpha isolate Duluth1 chromosome 12, UMN_Dpol_1.0, whole genome shotgun sequence genome, AAACAACCTCCACCACggccaccacaaccaccaccaccatcatcacgaCTCACATCCCCACCacaataatcaccatcatcatcatcaccatcatcaccaccaccatcacacgGACCATCACCACCAATTCCACAACCAATATCATCAATATCACTACAAACATCACCAAttccaccaccacaaccaccaccatcagctacaacaccatcaccaccaccatctccacaacaccatcatcaccaccatcaacaccaacaccaccatcaccaccaccacgactTCCATCACCTTTttcaccaccattaccaccacccaAACATAACCAACATCATTATCACCACCTCCACAGCCTCCATCAcgaccactatcaccaccaccgcTACCATCAAAACGACCACAATTgtcaccaccaccataaccaccatCTACATCAGCaataccatcaccaccaccaaaaccgccaccatcaacaccaccatcactacAACAACCACCATaacaatcaccatcatcaccaccaaaaCAACCGCCACCACAACTACCATCAAAACGACCACAATCATCgccaccaccaacaccatcaccGCCACCATCACTACCACGATGACcttcatcaacatcattataactaacaccatcatcatcagcatcacaaTCATCACAACCGTCACCAAATCATTAAcatcacaatcaccaccaccgTCACCAATTAATCGCCATCACgacaaccaccatcaccaccaatataaccatcaccaccatcatcgcCACTacaatcaccaccatcatcaccaccaccatcatattcaccaccaccaccatcaccaataCCACCATCACCATAaccatcatcacaaccatcaACAAACTTACTATCACCACTACCTTCATCACCACTATCACCATCACCAttatcaccaccactaccaccaccaccatcaacaccataaTCTCCATCAACCACAATCACCaacaacaccatcaccaccaccatcactttAATAACCATCCTCAACACCATCCCCACCAACACCGCCATCACAACCATTTCCGTCACCATCACCGTCAACAAtaccatcaccatcacaataaTCACCATAACAACCATCATTTCCATaaccatcatcgtcgtcatcgtccacaccaccaccatcaccaccactattccattcaccatcaccaccatcacaaccaccatcacaaccaccatcacaaccatcatCACCCCAAAAACTTCCATCACCACCAtcgccaccaccatcaccatcaccaccatcataatcacaatcaccaccatcaccacctatAACTCCATCAaaaccactatcaccaccaccaattccaccacaatcaccatcactaccaccaccaaaGCCACACCAACAATCAGCAACAACATGACAATTTACctccatcatcaccaccattactatttccaccatcaccaccaccattacaagcaccaccaccaacaccaccattaccaccatcaCTACCACTATCACCCCTCACCActtccatcaccatcaccaccatcaccaccaccatcgccCCCTTTAACACCTTCACCACCATTACCATAATTATCACGACCGCAATCCCTTTAGCCATCTCtaccatcaccaacaccatcatcatcaccaccaccatcaccatcttcccccatcatcaccaccaccaccatgacAATCACCACCGCCATCACCTTCACCACCAACAGCACCACCTCCATCACAATCACTACCACTACCATCACCGtcatcacaaacaccatcataaCCATCACCATTATGACACCACAACTATCGccttcaccatcaccaccatcatcaacaacatcaccaccaccaccaacaacaccatCACCAACTCCACAATCaaaccaccaccattaccaccaccgtAGCCACTATCACAACTAAtgtcacaaccatcaccaccaccgtcACAACTATTACCttaaccatcatcaccaccaccagaAACTCCATCAACAACATCATCGCCACCACCATAAcattcaccaccatcatcatcaccatctccaacaccatcatcacaaccatcaccaccaccacaataaCAACAATCACCAGCACTATCACCATTTCAacaaccaccatcaccatcatcatcattttgcaaatcatcattatttttcttgttaatctaacaaaatgtattttcttataaatagTTATTATACATGGACAAATTAgccatgtatgtttgtattttacgGGGTTTTatacacataaatataaaaaatattattctgtCGCTCCAATATTAATTCTTTAATATGCAACGATGGACAAGCCCATTTTAAAAAGGAGTGTGTTTgttcccaatattctgtggataattctagtttgtaaccattgaatatatgtattattcgtttttttaaacacttgtcCATGGACATTTTTCCATTGTATGGAGTCATCTGCAAAGTATTCATTCCATTTTGTTTGGCATGTGGGGATTTCAGAGTtctcttttaacatattgtatagtAACTTATTACAAGAATTCAGAATGATAGGTTTTATATAGGTCGACAAAATGGGATATGAATGTACTTATAatcttttaattttacattttgcacCGAGACAATGTATGTGGAAAGAACCTTTTTTATACCTTCATAATGTAAAAAGTTTACCGGTTTATTCATTTTGGCTTGTAGCTCTTGCAGTGACAAAATCTGCCCACtgtctttaataatatctttaacaaaccGAATGCCATCATCATACCAATatttccaaaaaatgtatttattgttgattaataaacagttattaaaaaacaaaggcATATCTACAAGTTTATCAACAGAGTCAATATTAATACTCTTAACAAAGTcagaatatattgttaaaacatctATCCAAAAAGCGTTGGTTATATTTTTAACAGCTGAAATTGCGTATAAACTGCCTGTATTACATAGTATATAAAAATCTATTAACTTTCTAGCCAAGGATGTAAATTTGTTCTGGCCTTGAATAACTTTTCTTATCCATGataattttaaacttttcatAAATGCATTTATGTCCACCATTTTGAGTCCCCCTTCATCAAAATCTTTTGTTATGACTTTTGCTTTGATTTTTGAAGGCCCTTGCCACACAAATTTGAGTACTTTATCatttaaaactttacaaataGCCTCTCCGGGTTGTGGCAAGGAGACAAACAGGTGAATAAACATTGGAAGTATCAAGGTCTTAACAACAGTTATCCTACCTAAGGGAGTTAGCTCTCTTCTGTTCCAATGTGCAATGATATTGTCTAATTTAACTAATTTGTCATTATAATTTAGCTCAATCATTTTAGGTAGATCAACATCGAAATTTAAACCTAATAATTTAAATTGGGTACATCCCCACACTAGTTTCCATCTTGTTTTTATGGACCGTGTGCTGTATCTTAAAGATCCTATCCAGACAACATGAGTTTTTTCAAAGTTTACATTCAGGCCTGAATATTGTGAGAAGGAGTGCAACAATTGTAATGCAGTATTCAAGATTTCTTCCGACCCGTCCATTAATAAATAGGTATCATCAGCAAATTGTGATATCTTATATTCTTCATTGTCAATTGTTATTCCCTTCATTTGcttacattttcttattttaatagctAGTATTTCTGCACAAAGGATAAACATATATGCTGAAATAGGGTCTCCCTGACGACAACCTCGTCCTATTATAAAGAAGTCTGACAAAAACCCATTCAACTGGACCGCATTTtccatattattaaataaaaagcgCTATCCAGTTCTTAAACATTGGcccaaagttaaaaaaatcaaacacttgTTTTATAAAACTGAATGATAAAGTATCGAACGCTTTTTCGAAATCAATTAGCATCAACAGGCCAGGGATTTGGTTGCACTCAGTATAACtcataatatcatataataatcGTGTGTTATCTCCCATGTACCTGCCTTTAATGAAACCCGTTTGGTCATTATTCACTAATTTGTTTAAGGTTGACTTTAGTCTGTTAGCTATCGTTCCTGATGctaatttataaactgtgttcaacaGGCAAATTGGtctccaattttttaaaattatttaggcTTACCCTCCTTTGGAATACAAGTTATAATTCCCTGCTTTTGAGTTATTGAGAGTGACCctatattatatgaataattaatgCTTCTTACCACAAAACCCCCCAATTTTTTCAAAAAAACTTTAAAGAAATTTGCTGAGAATCCATCGGAGCCTGgacttttgtcatttttcatgtgtTTAAGCGTTAATGACACCTCTTGTAAGGAAAGAATACCCTCTAACATGTCCGCCTCTAAATTTGTTAATTTGGGCAATTcatcatttttaaattcatttttgagATCAGGGTTGGTTGTGGGTTGTtctgaatataaaattttgtaaaagctGTTTGCTTCCTTAAGAATATTTTCAGGTTCATATATAAATGTTCCATCTTCTCTCTGAATACAAGATATATTTTTGGAAAGAAAATTACGTTTTTCCAAGTTACAAAACATTTTAGTAGGTTTTTCTCCATTATCTATCCAGTCTGAACGGGAACGTATAAAGCAACCCTTCATAGTTTCTTGTCTAAtagtttcttgtttattttttaatgtaattaataaatcCTTATTTTCTTCAGTCAGTGATTGCtctaatatttcactttttgatatTAATATACTTTCCTGTGTTCTTCTTAATTTTGCTCTGTGACTTGAATAAGAGATGGTCTTGCCTCTAATCTCCATTAAAAGTGTTTCTAAGAAAAGTTGATCATTTATGACAAACTGTATTTGGCTATCTTCAATCTCGTTTAATGTGTCTAAATTATATATAGGAATGCAGTATTGCCGTTTAATATCTTCTATCACAGTATTAATTACTCGCAAAAATTCAATATCGGATAGTAACAAGTTATTAAATTTCCATAAACCTTTACCGTGTATAATTTTTTCGAAACTTATAACCATGTCAATAATAGAATGATCAGATCTGTAGCTTAATTGTATTtgagcatttaataaatattcaatcaTATTATTTGTAATAAGGAAAAGGTCCAGACGGCCCTGTTGCAATGGGTTAGTACGTCTCCACGTGTAACCTTTTTTCTCACCGTTTATATATCTAAATGTGTCCTTCAATTCCCTTTTAACTATTTCCCCCAATAACGAGTCTCTATCTTTCCTAttactatttaaatgtttatagttAGTATAGTCCAACAGTGGGTCAAGCACTAAATTAAAGTCTCCacatataatatacattgtattgccAAATTTATCAATTGTATCAAATACTTGTTTATAAAAGGACGGGTTGTCTGTATTTGGGCCATATAAGTTTAGTAATGTGAACTGTTTGGAACAGAAACTAAGATTCAGGGCTATCATATTTCCATAATCATCTTTTTCGACTGAATTCACtgtaatttgtaatttatttttaaataatatggcGACTACCCTCGAATTAGTTGACCCAAAACTAATGTAGCAATCCCCACCCCATTgtgagtatatatttttctccaTTTGTGCATTCCAGTGAACATCTTGTAAACAATAGATATCAGCATtaagcttttttaaataattcattacaTCAAATCTCTTTCTACTATCGTTCGAACCCCGACAGTTAAAGGAAATCATGCGTAGTTCAGTCATAACAAAGGATTACAAAACATAGTATCGGTATTCGATCATAATATAgaatatggtaaatgttcagtggcATATAAAACAGACACAACTTTAACAATACACTTATGAAAGATATAAAAGCATGTAAACAGGAATTTAAAACAAGGAACAAAAAGCAAAGAACACAGACAAACATGTCTGCACCaccaaaaatatacacaaaaaccCTGCTCTGCTGCAAAAACAAATAGGACATACAGGATTtagtataaattatgtttttatgaaaaggaaaacaaaatatctataacagaaTAACATTATGGATGGTGGGGAATGTATGCTAAAAGAAATTATGTTCTTATGAAAAGTGTTGGCATATATCTTTCCTGTGTGCAGCTGTAATAATATTAGAATAAATATTGAGGtctaaaaaattaattttattctgGTATGATAATTTTACATAATACCATTTTCAAAAACCGATTATTTACAATGTTATATACCAATATACAAACAAATCAACCTACATATTGGATATAATCTGACCACGTTAAAGACTTGAGACAGCAATCAGACAAAATCACACTGTATTGACAAATTCGCCTAGTGTTGTTTGGTAGGTAGATAACAATGGTGttgttataaaaacatatttttcctgACATAATCAAGATTAGTATCTAGACTACTATACATTTATCTTGCAATGCTAAAGATGTACAAAACGTGTGAGCTTATTTTCCTATAACTATACATGTATTACCGGATTATTAGCTATGACAATCTTATATGACATgttttatcataaaaaaacatacttatacaaatatatatatatatatatatatatatatatatgcattcattcatatatttatttattgaaaaatacactAATTTCTCTTATATTGAGTTAATTTACTCTGAAAGTTATAAagaaacatacatatacacacatatatatatacatatatatatattcattcattcatatatttatttattgaataaaacacTAATTTCTCTTATAGTGAGTTAATTTACTCTGAAAGTTAAATCAGTATTAAGTGTTACATTTACGGTACATAATTAAAGAAC contains:
- the LOC127852624 gene encoding uncharacterized protein LOC127852624 — translated: MVVMVIIVMVMVLLTVMVTEMVVMAVLVGMVLRMVIKVMVVVMVLLVIVVDGDYGVDGGGGSGGDNGDGDSGDEGSGDSKFVDGCDDGYGDGGIGDGGGGHRGSDGGGDGVGGGDDCGRFDGSCGGGCFGGDDGDCYGGCCSDGGVDGGGFGGGDGIADVDGGYGGGDNCGRFDGSGGGDSGRDGGCGGGDNDVGYVWVVVMVVKKVMEVVVVVMVVDIDDIGCGIGGDGPCDGGGDDGDDDDGDYCGGDVSRDDGGGGCGGRGGGCLVTVVMIVVLMSVLYVVVMFSGYFMVAKL